The genome window AGAACGCAGGTCGACCAGACTTGCCGTATTCTCAGCCTTATTCAAAATAACGAGAGTTTCGCAAAATACAAGACGAGCCGGTAGACAAAACATCAACATCAGCAGACAGAAAACGTTTTTCATAACCAATTCAATTATAAGGGTCAAATGGCAATGATATAATCTCGCTTCGGCCAGGAGGTGTCATGCTCAAGACAGCTTTTACTGCTTGTTTGTTACTTCTGTTGGCTTTACCCGTAAGCTCGAACGATCGCATTGCTTGGAATGTGGAAGGGGTCATCGCCGACGCCTGTCAGTGTTATGTGTTTTGTCCTTGTGAATTTCAGAGCCTCCCAACGTTTGGACATTGCGATGATACAGCCGTTCTGAATATTACAAAAGGCCTGTATGGCAACGTAATCCTGGATGGGACCAGAGTCGCCGCTGCCGGACAAAGCCCCAAAGGAATGAGAATGTCTGAAGCAGCCGGCAATTTAACGTTTGCTCGAATTTACATTCCCAAAGAAGTGAGTGAAGAACAAAAGAACGCACTTGTTGAAATAGCCCGAGTTTTCTTCGGAAAGAAAGTCGGTCAAAAACAGAGGATGTCCGCAAACGAAAAATGGGAACAGGTGGAAATGAAGGTCCTCCAGGAACCCAATCGTTACCGCATTGAGATCCCCAACATTTTGAACCTGGAAATCGTATCGCCTGTAGGTGGCGATGGAAAAACTCCTCTGGTTCTAAAGAACAGCCCGTTTGCAACCCTTTCCGATATCCGAATCGGCAGGTCCAAGATCTATCAATTCACCTCCAACGGCATTCAATGGAATTACTCCGGACGGAGCGCGTCGATCAGGAATTTCCGGCTCGACAGCGAGCATTTACGATATCCAGAAGAAAAAAACAAAATTCAGCAACCGCAACACAACCATAAATAAGGTTTCCGTTCGCGACTTTTGACTCGGAAGCGGACATTGTGGTAGAAGTACTTACAAACCTATGATACGAATTGGAGGACTCGCCATGAAGAGAGTTCTGTTCCTTGCGATAGCTGTGTTCGCTCTTTGTTCAGTAAACGACCTTTTGGCGTGTGTCGGACCTTTGGACATCATGCCTCAGCTTGACACGACACCCACAATCAACTGCAAGAAAAAAGGCTTGTTACCGATCGCGTTACTGTTCTCTTGCAATAGCTCTACCGGAGATTGCTTCTGCGATAGTGCTCTCCCGACTTTGGAAGGGACTGCTGCTTTGCGGTGTGGCATTGACGATGCTGACGGCCTCTTCGGTGAAAACGATTTCACTTGTTGGTGGAAGGTCAGCGACGTATGTGACGAGGTTTGCGACGGTACGACCTCTGTCACTTACAACCCTTGCGGGCTCTTTCAGGACACCGACTACAACGCGATTAATTGTCCTGATTGAGAATTTCGATTTCTGTCACTCCACCGTGACCGATTTGGCGAGGTTGCGGGGCTGGTCGACGTCGCAGCCGCGGCGCACGGCAATGTAGTAAGCGATCAGTTGCAGCGGAATCACTGACAGAATCGGGACGAGAAGCTCATCGGCGCGCGGGATGTAGAAGACTTTGCGGGCGATGTCTTCAACCGAGGCATCGCCTTGCGTGGCAATGGCAACGATATTTCCGCCGCGCGACTTGGCTTCCATGACATTGCTTCTAATCTTTTCGTAGTGGCGATCCTGCGGCATCACAGCAACCACCGGCATTTTTTCATCGATCAATGCGATCGGTCCATGCTTCATCTCGCCGGC of bacterium contains these proteins:
- a CDS encoding DUF1326 domain-containing protein — protein: MLKTAFTACLLLLLALPVSSNDRIAWNVEGVIADACQCYVFCPCEFQSLPTFGHCDDTAVLNITKGLYGNVILDGTRVAAAGQSPKGMRMSEAAGNLTFARIYIPKEVSEEQKNALVEIARVFFGKKVGQKQRMSANEKWEQVEMKVLQEPNRYRIEIPNILNLEIVSPVGGDGKTPLVLKNSPFATLSDIRIGRSKIYQFTSNGIQWNYSGRSASIRNFRLDSEHLRYPEEKNKIQQPQHNHK
- a CDS encoding SIS domain-containing protein codes for the protein VILQKHDLIETLIEDYIERGDFLYLGRGINYPIALEGALKLKELSYIHAEGYPAGEMKHGPIALIDEKMPVVAVMPQDRHYEKIRSNVMEAKSRGGNIVAIATQGDASVEDIARKVFYIPRADELLVPILSVIPLQLIAYYIAVRRGCDVDQPRNLAKSVTVE